The following proteins are co-located in the Paenibacillus sp. JNUCC32 genome:
- a CDS encoding ABC transporter permease, which produces MNAFWSFITDRYPDILKALQEHLVLSFSAVLLGTVIAVPIGILLVYNRVGWLNSITFFVANLFQTVPSLALLAILIPLLGIGMKPAILALFLYSLMPILRNTYDGFHSVDKGVLNSARGMGYSTAQTILKIQLPLSLPYIMSGVRITTVYIISWATLASLIGAGGLGQLIVSGLGVNKPEMIFIGGIGAILLALVADGLLGLLEGWLSKHYHQNQTRDAAI; this is translated from the coding sequence ATGAATGCATTTTGGAGCTTCATCACGGATCGTTATCCGGATATTCTGAAGGCATTGCAAGAGCATCTGGTCCTCTCATTCTCTGCCGTGCTGCTCGGTACTGTGATTGCCGTACCGATCGGAATCCTGCTGGTCTACAACCGGGTCGGCTGGTTGAACAGCATCACCTTTTTCGTTGCAAATTTGTTTCAGACGGTTCCCAGCCTGGCGCTCCTGGCGATTCTGATTCCGCTGCTCGGGATCGGCATGAAGCCGGCCATACTCGCATTGTTTCTGTATTCCCTGATGCCCATCCTGCGGAATACCTATGACGGTTTTCACTCCGTGGATAAAGGCGTGCTCAATTCAGCCAGGGGGATGGGATACAGCACCGCACAAACGATTTTGAAAATTCAGCTTCCCCTATCGCTTCCTTACATCATGTCCGGTGTCCGCATTACGACCGTGTATATCATCAGCTGGGCAACCCTGGCTTCCTTGATCGGTGCTGGTGGGTTAGGCCAGCTTATCGTATCTGGACTTGGGGTCAACAAGCCCGAGATGATATTCATCGGTGGCATTGGTGCAATTCTGTTGGCGCTTGTAGCTGACGGACTGCTTGGTCTGCTGGAGGGCTGGCTGAGCAAGCACTACCATCAGAATCAAACCCGGGACGCTGCGATATGA
- a CDS encoding ABC transporter ATP-binding protein → MIVLEHVNKVYDNGFHALKDINLEFKKGEITVLIGPSGCGKSTTMKLINALNTPSSGKVLIDGQDISRLNPVELRRNIGYVIQSVGLFPHMNISRNAGVVPRLKKWDKDKTDQKVNELLDMVGLDHTIYGTRYPSELSGGQQQRVGVVRALAAEPDIILMDEPFSALDPISREQLQDELIRLQQELNKTIIFVTHDMDEAIKIADTIVLMKDGEVVQTGKPDSILRHPANDFVRDFIGSKRLQNENESAYEIPLVDEVMITNPVTAFPSRGLAEAIKMMEMKRVDSLLIVDRNRQLQGAVSIYRVLDQYGEEGKTVADVMHPVRFSVASGSTLAQAIEIMDSHQLSNLPVVDSNNRFLGLITRGSVVKHLAEVYPTIVPPELNGEGE, encoded by the coding sequence ATGATAGTACTGGAGCATGTGAATAAGGTTTATGATAATGGCTTTCACGCGCTGAAGGACATTAATCTCGAATTCAAAAAAGGGGAAATTACCGTCCTCATCGGTCCGAGCGGCTGCGGCAAATCAACAACCATGAAGCTGATCAACGCGCTTAATACGCCATCGTCGGGCAAAGTTCTGATTGACGGCCAGGATATCTCCAGATTGAATCCGGTTGAACTGCGGCGCAATATCGGCTATGTCATTCAAAGCGTTGGTTTATTTCCGCATATGAATATATCCAGGAACGCGGGCGTGGTTCCGCGTCTGAAGAAGTGGGATAAAGACAAAACAGATCAAAAAGTAAATGAATTGTTGGACATGGTCGGACTGGATCACACCATTTATGGCACTCGCTATCCATCCGAGCTAAGCGGCGGACAACAGCAGCGCGTAGGCGTCGTGCGGGCGCTTGCGGCGGAACCCGATATCATCCTGATGGACGAGCCGTTCTCCGCACTGGATCCCATCAGCCGCGAGCAGCTTCAGGATGAGCTGATCCGGCTTCAGCAGGAGCTCAATAAGACCATTATTTTTGTAACGCATGATATGGACGAAGCTATTAAAATCGCGGACACCATCGTTCTGATGAAAGATGGCGAAGTGGTTCAAACGGGTAAACCGGACAGCATTTTAAGGCATCCCGCAAATGATTTTGTGCGTGACTTTATCGGTTCGAAACGTCTGCAAAATGAGAATGAAAGCGCCTATGAAATTCCGCTTGTGGATGAAGTGATGATTACGAATCCGGTCACGGCATTCCCGAGCCGGGGATTGGCTGAAGCCATCAAGATGATGGAAATGAAGCGGGTCGATTCGCTGCTGATCGTGGATCGTAACCGTCAGCTTCAAGGCGCGGTTTCGATCTACCGGGTTCTCGACCAATACGGCGAGGAAGGCAAAACCGTGGCGGATGTGATGCATCCGGTCCGTTTTTCCGTGGCTTCGGGAAGCACCCTTGCCCAGGCTATTGAGATCATGGACAGCCATCAGCTCAGCAACCTTCCAGTAGTCGACAGTAATAATCGGTTCCTCGGACTCATTACAAGAGGTAGCGTCGTTAAACATTTGGCAGAGGTTTATCCAACGATCGTTCCTCCGGAGCTGAACGGAGAGGGTGAGTGA
- a CDS encoding alpha/beta hydrolase, translated as MKLEILTVPSFWKTEMKQKYYQLQEDNSKLVVLFPGKNYPCDKPILHFAGTSAIQSGYDLMVLEYGYQAARTDLDIHDLQRVIEECHESVQRIISKYKEVVFISKSIGTIVAGEVHEKLEMPVKHLFLTPIKDTIHYINRFKGLVVYGSKDEVFNHELANQVILDKATEVIEIPNANHSLETNHASESVEVLSKLVGIYTNFLN; from the coding sequence ATGAAATTAGAGATTTTAACGGTGCCCTCGTTTTGGAAAACGGAAATGAAACAAAAATATTATCAACTTCAAGAGGACAATAGTAAATTGGTTGTTCTGTTTCCTGGAAAAAACTATCCCTGTGATAAGCCCATTCTACATTTTGCTGGAACTTCCGCGATTCAAAGTGGTTATGACTTAATGGTACTTGAATATGGATATCAAGCCGCGAGAACGGATTTGGATATTCATGATCTGCAAAGAGTAATAGAAGAGTGCCACGAATCGGTTCAACGAATCATAAGCAAGTATAAAGAGGTTGTTTTTATTAGTAAGAGCATAGGCACAATCGTCGCTGGAGAAGTTCATGAAAAACTTGAAATGCCAGTAAAACATCTATTTTTGACGCCGATTAAAGACACCATTCACTATATCAACAGGTTTAAGGGACTTGTGGTTTATGGTTCGAAGGATGAAGTGTTTAATCATGAACTTGCCAACCAAGTTATACTAGACAAGGCCACAGAGGTCATCGAAATTCCTAATGCCAACCATTCTTTAGAGACCAATCATGCTTCGGAAAGCGTTGAGGTTTTAAGCAAACTGGTAGGGATATATACGAATTTTCTAAATTAG